The following coding sequences lie in one Halogeometricum rufum genomic window:
- a CDS encoding DUF7331 family protein — MTDHANSKRPDRSPATQSPAGEANGLDDVESYEVEGGVVFYDPQNPLAWVETTRTITLKEYL, encoded by the coding sequence ATGACCGACCACGCGAATTCGAAGCGGCCGGATCGGTCGCCTGCCACGCAGTCGCCGGCAGGCGAGGCGAACGGACTCGACGACGTCGAGTCCTACGAGGTCGAGGGTGGGGTCGTATTCTACGACCCGCAGAACCCGCTCGCGTGGGTCGAGACGACTCGAACCATCACGCTGAAAGAGTACCTCTGA